One window of the Paenibacillus beijingensis genome contains the following:
- a CDS encoding Lrp/AsnC family transcriptional regulator, with the protein MKIDETDLSILDVLSKDSRLSLREIAKQVNLSPPSVAERVRKLESQGVIDKYTITVNREKLGLTLDCMIEVTIKNGEYDKFKRFVEKHPRAVFCYRVAGRACFFVKLSVTGLQEIEAFIDEVAQYAVACTHIIFSEVSLSTDMKQQFDISE; encoded by the coding sequence ATGAAAATAGATGAAACGGATCTGTCCATTTTGGATGTGTTGTCGAAAGATTCGCGGTTGTCGTTGCGGGAAATCGCCAAGCAAGTGAACCTGTCTCCTCCTTCCGTTGCCGAACGTGTCCGGAAGCTGGAGAGCCAAGGCGTCATCGACAAGTACACCATTACGGTTAACCGTGAAAAACTTGGGCTGACGCTTGATTGTATGATCGAAGTTACGATTAAAAACGGCGAGTACGACAAGTTCAAACGTTTTGTGGAAAAGCACCCGCGCGCCGTATTTTGCTATCGGGTTGCCGGACGGGCATGCTTTTTTGTGAAGCTTTCGGTCACCGGCCTGCAGGAAATCGAAGCCTTTATCGACGAGGTCGCCCAATATGCCGTTGCGTGCACGCACATTATCTTCTCAGAGGTTTCTCTGTCGACGGATATGAAGCAGCAGTTTGACATCAGTGAGTGA